From one Montipora capricornis isolate CH-2021 chromosome 10, ASM3666992v2, whole genome shotgun sequence genomic stretch:
- the LOC138019557 gene encoding uncharacterized protein: protein MFLRQSYKITMYDIYVTNQCVDNVYIRLHPQRINNLGVDIHQQWTGAVADESSLRAFLMRWEFCPIPPRIKPMPFVIGMDRNLDSSRRLFASLYANSKLRFIDKEVDYMNFGCLFIRSTWGSTSEEVFYLTQENPEPVWLAAKTGDKLPERRYLIKADSEEINGAAYFGRVHGRIPCIVTSSNDQCDKWVGPDLDAFGSGALLKTNGHQWLRARSGDPVPPNSVIVGLSDTEGSLYLGRVGGNTPCSISSESGKIKQFFYCRHKKETRIENGELMVLTNDTKGLC from the exons ATGTTCTTAAGGCAGAGCTACAAG ATTACCATGTACGACATTTACGTTACCAATCAATGTGTCGACAACGTTTATATCCGCCTACATCCACAACGAATTAATAATCTAGGTGTGGATATCCACCAACAGTGGACCGGAGCTGTAGCGGATGAATCATCTTTACGAGCATTTCTGATGCGATGGGAATTCTGTCCGATTCCTCCGCGTATTAAGCCTATGCCCTTTGTGATTGGGATGGACCGAAATCTGGATAGCAGTCGGCGTTTATTTGCGTCCTTGTACGCCAACTCAAAGCTGCGGTTTATCGATAAGGAAGTAGATTACATGAATTTTGGATGTCTGTTTATAAGGAGTACTTGGGGGAGTACCTCTGAGGAAGTATTTTATCTTACTCAGGAAAACCCTGAACCAGTCTGGCTTGCGGCCAAAACGGGCGACAAATTACCAGAAAGGAGGTATTTGATTAAAGCTGATAGTGAGGAAATAAATGGGGCTGCTTACTTCGGCCGGGTCCACGGGCGTATACCTTGCATTGTTACCTCCAGCAATGACCAGTGTGACAAGTGGGTAGGGCCGGACTTGGATGCCTTTGGATCTGGTGCATTACTGAAGACAAACGGCCATCAATGGTTGCGAGCGCGAAGTGGTGATCCCGTGCCACCTAATTCTGTGATTGTGGGGTTGAGCGACACCGAGGGATCCCTGTACCTTGGAAGGGTCGGAGGAAATACCCCTTGTTCAATCAGCAGTGAAAGTGGCAAAATTAAACAGTTTTTCTACTGTCGGCATAAGAAAGAAACACGAATTGAGAATGGAGAACTAATGGTGCTGACAAACGACACTAAAGGCCTCTGCTAA